In the genome of Euleptes europaea isolate rEulEur1 chromosome 7, rEulEur1.hap1, whole genome shotgun sequence, one region contains:
- the UCN gene encoding urocortin gives MSRAPLPLLVASLLLLSGASLAAGRVPDLDGGSSGRERGLSLRLRLRLLSGEGRAPQRPPAAPGPEGAAPGVLRRRLPELSERLKRHEPPLSIDLTFHLLRQMLEISRAQSQQEQAEQNRLLFDALGK, from the coding sequence ATGAGCCGGGCGCCGCTGCCCCTCCTGGTGGCCTCGCTCCTGCTGCTCTCGGGGGCCTCCCTCGCAGCCGGCCGCGTCCCGGACTTggacggcggcagcagcggcaggGAGCGCGGTCTGAGCCTGCGGCTGCGGCTGCGGCTGCTCTCGGGAGAGGGCCGCGCCCCCCAGCGGCCCCCGGCGGCCCCCGGCCCCGAGGGGGCGGCCCCGGGGGTGCTGCGCCGCCGCCTGCCGGAGCTGAGCGAGCGCCTGAAGCGCCACGAGCCGCCGCTCTCCATCGACCTCACCTTCCACCTCCTCCGCCagatgctggagatctcccgggctCAGAGCCAGCAGGAGCAGGCCGAGCAAAACCGCCTCCTCTTCGACGCCCTGGGCAAGTGA